In a genomic window of Candidatus Binataceae bacterium:
- a CDS encoding NCS2 family permease: MGSTLNRWFGLERAGSTARREIVAGLTTFFTMSYIIAVNPAILHAAGIPEGPSMVATAITAAFGSLVMGLYANRPFAIAPYMGENAFVAFTVVRVLGYSWQTALGAVFIAGILFTLLTIARVRQWMLEAIPPGLSHSFAAGIGLFLTFIGLNEAGLVSIGVPGAPVKLGDLGAHPIQIAVVSFLLISILMMRRVPGAILIGILASAALAFVTGVAPTPAQWVSMPPNPMPIVLQLNVRGALSVGFFGVLLSIFVMALIDTMGSLIGVSSRAGFLDQNGNLPGIERPMLADALATVFAALVGTTTSGVFVESAAGVEAGGRTGLTAVVVAILFLCSLFLAPLVGAIPREAYAPALIVVGSMMLAPIAKIRFDDYTESIPAFAVIALMSFTYNIGVGITAGLVLYPMFKLAAGRGREVRPGLWALCALSLAFFAFYPYGK, encoded by the coding sequence GTGGGATCCACACTAAACCGCTGGTTCGGCCTGGAGCGCGCGGGCAGCACCGCGCGCCGCGAGATCGTCGCAGGCCTCACGACGTTCTTCACGATGTCGTACATCATCGCGGTCAATCCCGCGATCCTGCACGCGGCCGGGATTCCCGAAGGCCCCTCGATGGTCGCGACCGCCATCACCGCCGCATTCGGCTCGCTGGTAATGGGTCTCTACGCGAATCGCCCCTTCGCGATCGCGCCGTACATGGGCGAGAACGCCTTCGTCGCGTTCACCGTCGTGCGCGTGCTCGGCTATTCGTGGCAGACCGCGCTCGGCGCCGTTTTTATCGCCGGCATCCTGTTCACGCTGCTGACCATCGCGCGCGTCCGGCAATGGATGCTCGAGGCGATCCCGCCCGGCCTGAGTCACAGCTTCGCCGCCGGCATCGGGCTCTTCCTCACGTTTATCGGACTCAACGAGGCCGGTCTCGTGTCGATCGGCGTGCCGGGCGCGCCGGTGAAGCTCGGCGATCTGGGCGCGCATCCGATACAGATCGCGGTCGTGAGCTTCCTCCTGATTTCGATCTTGATGATGCGCCGCGTGCCGGGCGCGATCCTGATCGGAATCCTTGCGTCCGCGGCACTCGCGTTCGTGACCGGCGTCGCGCCGACCCCGGCGCAGTGGGTGAGCATGCCGCCGAATCCGATGCCGATCGTGCTCCAGCTCAATGTGCGCGGCGCGCTCAGCGTCGGATTCTTTGGCGTGTTGCTCTCGATCTTCGTGATGGCGCTGATCGATACGATGGGCTCGCTCATCGGCGTATCGTCGCGCGCCGGCTTTCTCGACCAGAACGGCAACCTGCCCGGCATCGAGCGCCCGATGCTCGCCGATGCGCTCGCAACCGTATTCGCCGCGCTCGTCGGCACCACGACTTCGGGCGTGTTCGTCGAATCCGCGGCGGGCGTGGAGGCGGGCGGCCGAACCGGCCTCACGGCAGTCGTCGTGGCGATACTGTTCCTGTGCTCGCTGTTCCTCGCGCCGCTGGTCGGCGCGATACCGCGTGAGGCCTATGCGCCCGCGCTAATCGTCGTAGGGTCGATGATGCTGGCGCCGATCGCGAAGATTCGGTTCGACGATTACACCGAATCGATTCCCGCCTTCGCCGTGATCGCGCTAATGAGCTTCACCTACAACATCGGCGTCGGCATCACCGCCGGGCTCGTGCTCTATCCGATGTTCAAGCTCGCCGCGGGCCGCGGGCGCGAAGTGCGCCCGGGGCTGTGGGCGCTGTGCGCACTGTCGCTCGCGTTCTTCGCCTTCTATCCCTACGGCAAGTGA
- a CDS encoding amidohydrolase family protein — translation MSTQSHAQKIRAGLKHPIIDADGHWLEYGPFILRELHKHGGQRAVEGFTAFNAHVGRALTASVDDRKRKRRAQEAFWAIPTRNTLDRATEILPHLLYERLDEFGIDFTVLYPTSGLGVAFHHDDETRRVTCRAFNNFVADFFGEFSDRMTPAAVIPMHTPEEAIAELEHVVKNLGLKVVMMASLVRRPIQAIAEKDPAAARSATWLDLLGLDSEYDYDPVWAKCVELGISPTFHSGSRGLGLRISPTNFVFNHIGHFAAASEAVCKAMFLGGVTRRFPTLKMGFLEGGVGWACGLYNDLIGHWKKRNREALEEVNPANLDHAALAKFVKQYGGKWNTGAEEEASKDRAGQSEAIGGIRELDDYAACKIKRAEDIRDLFVNNFYFGCEADDPANSYAFNRKANPYGAKLNVLFGSDIGHFDVQDMKEVVPEAYELLEDELITADDFRDFMFANPVRFWGEANPRFFEGTRVAKEAAALIASKQRHLP, via the coding sequence ATGTCGACTCAATCACATGCGCAAAAAATCCGGGCCGGACTGAAGCATCCGATTATCGACGCGGACGGGCACTGGCTCGAATACGGACCTTTCATCCTGCGCGAGCTGCACAAGCATGGCGGCCAGCGGGCGGTCGAAGGCTTCACTGCCTTCAACGCGCACGTCGGGCGCGCGCTTACAGCCTCGGTTGACGATCGCAAGCGCAAGCGCCGCGCGCAGGAGGCGTTTTGGGCGATTCCGACCAGGAACACGCTCGATCGCGCGACCGAGATCCTGCCGCACCTGCTCTACGAGCGGCTCGATGAGTTTGGGATCGATTTCACGGTGCTCTACCCAACTTCGGGACTCGGCGTCGCGTTCCATCATGACGACGAAACGCGGCGCGTGACGTGCCGGGCGTTCAACAATTTCGTGGCGGATTTTTTCGGCGAGTTTTCCGATCGGATGACGCCGGCGGCGGTGATCCCGATGCATACGCCGGAGGAAGCGATCGCGGAACTCGAGCACGTCGTGAAAAACCTCGGGCTCAAGGTCGTGATGATGGCAAGCCTGGTGCGCCGCCCGATCCAGGCGATCGCCGAGAAGGATCCTGCGGCAGCCCGCTCGGCGACCTGGCTCGACCTGCTCGGGCTCGACAGCGAATACGACTACGACCCGGTGTGGGCGAAGTGCGTCGAGCTCGGCATCTCACCGACCTTTCATTCCGGCTCACGCGGCCTCGGACTGCGCATCTCGCCGACCAACTTTGTCTTCAATCATATCGGCCACTTCGCTGCGGCGAGCGAGGCCGTGTGCAAAGCGATGTTTCTCGGCGGAGTGACGCGGCGCTTCCCGACGCTGAAGATGGGCTTCCTCGAAGGCGGCGTGGGATGGGCTTGCGGCCTCTACAACGATCTCATCGGACACTGGAAAAAACGCAACCGCGAAGCGCTGGAAGAAGTGAATCCCGCAAATCTCGATCACGCCGCGCTCGCGAAGTTCGTTAAGCAATACGGCGGCAAGTGGAATACCGGCGCCGAGGAAGAGGCGTCGAAAGATCGCGCCGGACAGAGCGAGGCGATCGGCGGAATCCGCGAGCTCGACGACTACGCGGCGTGCAAGATCAAACGCGCCGAGGACATCCGCGATCTGTTCGTGAACAATTTCTACTTCGGATGCGAAGCTGACGATCCCGCGAACTCCTACGCGTTCAATCGCAAGGCCAACCCATACGGCGCCAAGCTCAACGTGCTGTTCGGTTCCGATATCGGTCATTTCGACGTGCAGGATATGAAGGAGGTTGTGCCCGAGGCCTACGAGCTGCTCGAGGACGAGCTAATCACCGCGGACGATTTTCGCGACTTCATGTTTGCCAACCCGGTGCGCTTCTGGGGCGAAGCGAATCCGCGCTTCTTCGAAGGCACCCGCGTCGCGAAAGAGGCCGCCGCACTGATCGCCTCGAAGCAGCGTCACTTGCCGTAG
- a CDS encoding cobalamin-independent methionine synthase II family protein → MTENYRAEVIGSMLRPQYLKDARNKWQADAMATCDFKRIEDRAVDEAIALQEKCGLERITDGEMRRTHFIAPLTDVITGVQEIPAFKRVWRKPHEQGTKGEETEIQVQYAVVEKIRRTRSLTNEEFSYARGRAKAPLKVTLPSPLMMTLRWSPEYSRGAYPDPFDLFADAAAIVRQEALELAALGCECIQIDAPELGMLCDPERRQQDFADRGMDPNRLLTDGIDIVNSMAAEIRGVTFELHMCRGNNKGYYVGEGGYDSIARQVFTHTPNFPRLLLEYDDWRSGSFEPLRDVPGDKSVVLGLISTKRSEMEPIDAIVKRIEEASRYVALDRLGISTQCGFGTVWEGNPITEGVQEGKLALVSEIARRVWG, encoded by the coding sequence ATGACTGAAAATTATCGCGCTGAAGTGATCGGCTCGATGCTGCGGCCGCAGTACCTCAAGGACGCCCGCAACAAATGGCAAGCGGACGCGATGGCGACGTGCGACTTCAAGCGCATCGAGGATCGTGCCGTGGACGAAGCGATTGCGCTGCAGGAAAAATGCGGGCTCGAGAGGATCACCGATGGCGAGATGCGCCGCACCCACTTCATCGCACCGCTCACCGACGTAATCACCGGCGTCCAGGAAATTCCCGCCTTCAAACGCGTCTGGCGCAAGCCTCACGAGCAGGGCACGAAGGGCGAGGAGACCGAGATCCAGGTGCAGTACGCCGTCGTCGAAAAGATTCGGCGCACACGCTCACTCACCAACGAGGAGTTCAGCTATGCGCGCGGCCGCGCCAAGGCGCCCCTCAAAGTGACGCTGCCGAGCCCGCTGATGATGACGCTCAGATGGTCGCCCGAGTATTCGCGCGGCGCCTATCCCGATCCATTCGATCTCTTCGCTGATGCGGCCGCGATCGTCCGCCAGGAAGCGCTGGAGCTCGCCGCGCTCGGATGCGAATGCATCCAGATCGATGCACCCGAGCTTGGGATGCTCTGCGATCCGGAGCGGCGCCAGCAGGACTTCGCCGATCGCGGAATGGATCCCAATCGCCTGCTCACTGACGGTATCGACATTGTCAACTCCATGGCAGCGGAGATCCGCGGCGTGACCTTCGAGCTTCACATGTGCCGCGGCAACAACAAGGGTTACTACGTCGGCGAAGGCGGCTACGACTCGATCGCCAGGCAGGTCTTCACGCACACGCCGAATTTCCCGCGCCTGCTGCTGGAATACGACGACTGGCGCTCGGGCTCATTCGAGCCGCTGCGCGACGTTCCCGGCGACAAGTCCGTCGTGCTCGGCCTCATCTCGACCAAGCGCTCCGAGATGGAACCGATCGACGCGATTGTCAAGCGTATCGAGGAGGCTTCGCGATACGTCGCGCTCGATCGCCTCGGCATCTCAACCCAATGCGGCTTCGGCACGGTATGGGAAGGCAACCCCATCACCGAAGGCGTCCAGGAAGGCAAGCTCGCGCTAGTCTCCGAAATCGCGCGCCGCGTCTGGGGCTAA
- a CDS encoding 5-methyltetrahydropteroyltriglutamate--homocysteine S-methyltransferase produces MARRTTPPFRAEHVGSLLRPQSVLTARDDFHHGRIGASELRKIEDDAIRAVVKLQDEVGLQCATDGEFRRASWHMDFLYQLGGVTKARDNLTVRFHNEKGDIEFTPAALHVGGKLKFERCIFGDDFRFLKSATRVTPKLSIPSPSMIHYRGGRAAIDESIYPDIEEFWHDLAAAYADQIASLGALGCTYLQLDDTSLAYLNDPTQREYIQNLGGDGARQHLTYIKTLNAALVKRPPGMTICTHSCRGNFRSSWVASGGYDYVAEALFGELNVDAFFLEYDDARSGGFAPLRFVPKNKMVVLGLVSTKRGALETKEELKRRVDEAARYVPLEQLCLSPQCGFSSTVEGNRLSVDEEIAKLRLVVETAREIWG; encoded by the coding sequence ATGGCCCGGCGAACCACACCGCCGTTTCGCGCCGAACACGTCGGCAGCCTGCTGCGGCCGCAATCGGTGCTCACCGCGCGCGACGATTTCCACCATGGACGCATTGGCGCATCCGAGTTACGCAAGATCGAAGATGATGCGATTCGCGCCGTCGTCAAGCTGCAGGACGAGGTCGGTCTTCAGTGCGCTACTGACGGCGAGTTCCGCCGCGCCTCGTGGCACATGGATTTTCTCTATCAGCTTGGCGGCGTCACCAAGGCGCGTGACAACCTGACCGTTCGCTTCCACAACGAGAAGGGCGACATCGAATTCACGCCCGCCGCGCTTCACGTCGGCGGTAAGCTGAAATTCGAGCGCTGCATCTTCGGCGACGATTTCCGCTTTCTCAAGTCCGCGACTCGCGTCACGCCGAAGCTCAGCATCCCCTCGCCGAGCATGATTCATTACCGCGGCGGCCGCGCCGCGATCGACGAATCGATTTATCCCGACATCGAGGAGTTCTGGCACGATCTGGCCGCCGCATACGCCGACCAGATCGCCTCGCTCGGCGCGCTCGGCTGCACCTATCTTCAACTCGACGACACGAGCCTCGCCTATCTCAACGATCCGACGCAGCGCGAGTATATTCAGAACCTGGGCGGCGACGGCGCACGGCAGCATCTCACTTACATCAAGACCCTCAACGCCGCGCTCGTGAAGCGGCCGCCAGGGATGACGATTTGCACGCATTCGTGCCGCGGCAATTTCCGCTCGTCGTGGGTTGCGTCCGGCGGCTACGACTACGTCGCCGAAGCGCTCTTCGGTGAGCTCAACGTCGATGCCTTCTTCCTGGAGTACGATGACGCCCGCTCGGGCGGCTTCGCGCCGCTGCGCTTCGTGCCGAAAAACAAGATGGTCGTGCTGGGTCTCGTCAGCACCAAGCGCGGCGCGCTCGAAACCAAGGAGGAACTGAAGCGGCGCGTCGACGAAGCCGCGCGCTACGTCCCGCTCGAGCAACTCTGCCTCAGTCCGCAATGCGGATTCTCGTCCACCGTCGAGGGCAATCGCCTGAGCGTTGACGAAGAGATTGCGAAGCTCCGACTGGTGGTCGAGACAGCGCGTGAAATCTGGGGTTGA
- a CDS encoding aldo/keto reductase produces the protein MITKHPFGPTGHQSSRVIFGAAALGGMKQEKADPMLDVLLEYGVNHIDTAAAYGNSELRIGPWMREHRKHFFLATKTGDRTAEAARASLHRSLERLKVDQIDLIQMHNLVEEAEWQTAMGPGGALEALVEARAQGLVRFIGVTGHGTQVAAMHRRSLERFAFDSVLFPYNFTMLGIDQYAADVEALIKLCNERGVATQTIKSAARRRWQNGTERKFSWYEPLRERDALRRAVHFVLSRPGLFLNTSSDTTILREILDAASQTPEAPARSEMEADVAHFAMEPLFVPGHDHI, from the coding sequence GTGATTACGAAGCATCCGTTCGGACCCACGGGACATCAGAGTTCTCGCGTGATTTTCGGCGCCGCCGCACTGGGCGGCATGAAGCAGGAAAAAGCCGACCCGATGCTGGACGTTCTGCTCGAATACGGCGTCAATCATATCGACACCGCCGCGGCTTACGGCAATTCCGAGCTGCGCATCGGGCCCTGGATGCGCGAGCATCGCAAGCATTTCTTCCTCGCAACGAAAACCGGCGACCGTACGGCCGAGGCGGCGCGCGCGAGCCTGCATCGCTCGCTCGAGCGGCTCAAGGTCGACCAGATCGATCTCATCCAGATGCATAACCTGGTCGAAGAAGCGGAGTGGCAAACCGCGATGGGGCCCGGCGGCGCGCTCGAAGCTCTCGTCGAGGCTCGCGCGCAGGGCCTCGTGCGGTTCATCGGCGTCACCGGGCACGGCACCCAGGTCGCCGCGATGCATCGGCGGAGCCTCGAGCGTTTCGCCTTTGACTCGGTGTTATTTCCGTATAACTTCACGATGCTGGGAATCGATCAGTACGCCGCGGACGTCGAAGCGCTGATCAAGCTTTGCAACGAGCGCGGCGTGGCGACGCAGACGATCAAGTCCGCCGCGCGCCGCCGCTGGCAGAATGGCACCGAGCGCAAGTTCTCGTGGTACGAGCCGCTGCGCGAGCGCGACGCGCTGCGCCGCGCCGTGCACTTCGTGCTGAGCCGGCCGGGACTCTTCCTCAACACCTCGAGCGATACGACGATCCTGCGCGAGATTCTCGACGCCGCGAGCCAGACGCCCGAGGCGCCAGCGCGGTCCGAAATGGAAGCGGACGTTGCACACTTCGCGATGGAACCGCTGTTCGTTCCGGGCCACGATCACATCTGA
- a CDS encoding alkaline phosphatase family protein, whose amino-acid sequence MTTFQLRTLAVHRFLSTIALVLALLAVIANGSCTPATRMAANGGERPATHTPHPVTEGPRVLIFAFDGAGYNQLMDAIKSGRAPNMSGMLGADEGDGVYEHAYSAPDAISILPSTTMAAWSSIFSGEPPAFTGVPGNEWFVREKMQFVAPAPVSITDTSDSERMVTEDLVGHSVECPTLFDLAGVQSAVSLNPVYRGADLFTTIAPTDFATVMSDFVAGKALGEHGVKKEMYAKYDIDSVPKIVDSFNTHGVPRLQVVYFPGIDLYTHLARDPLPMEVEYLEQVTDPLVGTILDEYRKRGLLDQTYIMIIADHGHTPVMHDEQHALDSQSDDGPAPLMAKTGFRPRPFVLNPAANQQDYQVAFAYQGAIAYVYLADRSTCPNPGDKCNWNKPPRYDHDVLPAARAFYRANQTGAGSPKLKGTLDLIFAREPRAPTEDAKPYRIFNGHKLVEIEDYLEEHPRPDLLQLNRRMRWLSAGPHGDRAGDILLLAKSGLNHPIEQRYYFSSLYHSWHGSPSEQDSHIPFVVACSQCNGEALHKLVDKVARHRGPSQLDLTPMALTLLKSDIKPSQPAALPSYTQQVTPEPKR is encoded by the coding sequence ATGACCACATTTCAGCTTCGGACGCTGGCGGTCCATCGTTTTCTGTCGACTATCGCGCTGGTGCTCGCTTTGCTCGCGGTGATTGCTAACGGATCGTGCACTCCGGCGACCAGGATGGCGGCGAACGGCGGAGAGCGACCGGCGACGCATACGCCTCATCCGGTAACCGAGGGGCCACGCGTGCTGATCTTCGCGTTCGATGGTGCCGGCTACAACCAGCTGATGGACGCGATCAAGTCGGGCAGGGCGCCGAACATGAGCGGCATGCTCGGCGCCGACGAAGGCGACGGCGTTTACGAGCACGCGTACTCTGCGCCTGATGCGATCAGCATTCTACCGTCGACGACGATGGCGGCGTGGTCGTCGATCTTCAGCGGCGAGCCGCCCGCGTTTACCGGCGTGCCCGGCAACGAATGGTTCGTGCGCGAGAAGATGCAGTTCGTCGCGCCGGCACCAGTCTCGATCACCGACACCTCGGACTCCGAACGGATGGTAACCGAAGACCTCGTAGGCCATTCCGTCGAGTGCCCCACGTTGTTCGATCTCGCAGGTGTGCAATCGGCGGTCTCGCTGAACCCCGTGTATCGCGGTGCCGATCTTTTCACCACGATTGCGCCGACCGATTTCGCCACGGTGATGTCCGATTTCGTAGCGGGCAAGGCGCTGGGCGAGCATGGCGTAAAGAAAGAGATGTACGCGAAGTACGATATCGATTCGGTGCCGAAGATCGTCGATTCATTCAATACGCACGGAGTGCCGCGGCTCCAGGTGGTGTATTTCCCCGGTATCGATCTCTACACGCATCTCGCGCGCGATCCACTGCCGATGGAGGTCGAATACCTCGAGCAGGTGACCGATCCGCTAGTCGGAACAATCCTCGATGAGTATCGAAAGCGCGGCCTGCTCGATCAGACCTACATCATGATCATTGCCGATCACGGCCACACGCCTGTGATGCATGATGAGCAGCACGCGTTGGATTCGCAATCCGACGACGGTCCAGCGCCGCTGATGGCGAAGACCGGCTTCCGTCCGCGTCCGTTCGTGCTCAATCCTGCCGCGAATCAGCAGGACTACCAGGTGGCGTTCGCGTACCAGGGTGCGATTGCGTACGTGTATCTGGCCGATCGTTCGACGTGTCCGAATCCGGGCGACAAGTGCAATTGGAATAAGCCGCCGCGCTATGATCACGACGTGCTTCCCGCGGCGCGGGCTTTCTACCGCGCCAACCAGACCGGCGCGGGCAGTCCCAAGTTGAAGGGCACGTTGGATTTGATCTTTGCCCGTGAGCCGCGCGCTCCGACCGAGGACGCGAAGCCGTATCGGATTTTCAACGGCCACAAGCTCGTCGAAATCGAGGATTACCTCGAAGAGCATCCGCGCCCGGACCTGTTGCAGCTGAATCGCCGCATGCGCTGGCTGAGCGCGGGGCCGCACGGCGACCGTGCCGGTGACATTCTGTTACTAGCGAAGTCCGGACTTAACCATCCGATCGAGCAGCGCTACTACTTCTCGAGCCTCTATCACTCGTGGCATGGCAGCCCCTCCGAGCAGGACAGCCATATTCCGTTCGTTGTCGCATGCTCGCAGTGCAACGGCGAGGCCCTGCACAAACTGGTCGATAAGGTGGCGCGCCATCGTGGCCCATCGCAGCTCGACCTGACGCCGATGGCGCTGACGTTGCTTAAATCGGATATCAAGCCGAGCCAGCCGGCAGCGCTGCCGTCATATACTCAGCAAGTCACTCCCGAACCCAAACGATAG
- a CDS encoding Mor transcription activator family protein, with translation MLDSITAVIGAAAAASLVAEFGGRRLYVPHTPRPEDVLVRILGAKTAALFARHFGGDRIVMPADPERAHRRERIIEARRKGLSISAVARETGCTERYVYKVLAQQRQG, from the coding sequence ATGCTCGACTCGATCACCGCGGTGATTGGCGCGGCCGCCGCCGCCTCGCTGGTGGCCGAGTTCGGCGGACGACGCCTCTACGTCCCGCATACTCCGCGTCCCGAGGACGTGCTGGTGAGGATTCTGGGCGCCAAGACGGCCGCGCTCTTCGCGCGTCATTTCGGTGGCGATCGAATCGTGATGCCGGCCGATCCGGAGCGGGCCCATCGCCGCGAGCGCATCATCGAGGCGCGGCGCAAGGGGCTTTCGATCTCGGCGGTGGCGCGCGAAACCGGCTGCACCGAGCGCTACGTGTACAAGGTGCTCGCGCAGCAGCGCCAGGGCTGA
- a CDS encoding glycosyl hydrolase 108 family protein yields MSINGASASKYPPEFEAAIAQVLADEGGFVQNSADPGGATKFGISAREYPDLDIAQLTRDDAVAIYFRDWWRKYDFGRLPAALAAKTFDLAVNIGPGHAITCLQRALRAAGHRVTEDGSIGAETATAAAAAPEIAALAALRSEAAGYYRAVAAITRGARDSDDQQFLTGWLNRAYE; encoded by the coding sequence GTGAGCATCAACGGGGCGTCCGCCTCGAAATATCCGCCCGAATTTGAAGCGGCGATCGCACAGGTACTCGCCGACGAAGGCGGTTTCGTGCAAAATTCCGCCGATCCCGGCGGCGCCACCAAGTTCGGCATCTCGGCGCGCGAGTATCCCGATCTGGATATCGCGCAGCTGACCCGCGACGACGCGGTCGCGATTTACTTTCGCGATTGGTGGCGCAAGTACGATTTCGGCCGCCTGCCCGCGGCGCTCGCCGCCAAGACTTTCGACCTCGCCGTCAATATCGGCCCCGGACATGCGATTACCTGCCTGCAGCGCGCGTTGCGCGCCGCGGGACATCGCGTGACCGAAGACGGTTCGATCGGCGCCGAAACGGCCACGGCCGCCGCCGCTGCTCCCGAGATCGCAGCGCTGGCCGCGCTGCGTTCGGAAGCCGCCGGTTACTACCGGGCGGTCGCGGCAATCACGCGCGGCGCCCGCGATTCCGATGATCAGCAATTCCTGACCGGGTGGCTAAATCGGGCGTACGAATAG
- a CDS encoding phage protein Gp27 family protein — protein sequence MAPRKKSRALPVAAASGTKQDATVAKPKASASFRVPHIPKELKAELDRRIRDSDFHSYKDLANWLRRNGYQMREESIRRYKHRFDRKLEAVRLATEQAKAICEQFDGDDVSMQEALMRLVQTEMFNLLTSLNEKKLRPSSPDNHARKSAPDSMALARTVATIAKASIAHQDWAQRMKKRVAERVEAATEKVDAAKQDGLSEAAAEKIRNALMDIRL from the coding sequence ATGGCGCCGCGCAAGAAATCGCGGGCGCTCCCGGTCGCGGCCGCATCCGGTACAAAGCAGGACGCGACCGTCGCCAAGCCGAAAGCTTCGGCGTCATTCCGGGTCCCGCATATACCCAAAGAGCTCAAGGCCGAACTCGATCGACGGATCAGGGATTCGGACTTCCACAGTTACAAGGATCTCGCGAATTGGCTGCGCCGCAATGGCTACCAGATGCGGGAAGAGTCGATTCGCCGCTATAAGCATCGCTTCGATCGCAAGCTCGAGGCGGTTCGACTCGCGACCGAGCAGGCCAAGGCTATTTGCGAACAGTTCGATGGCGATGATGTCTCGATGCAGGAGGCGTTGATGCGGCTGGTGCAAACGGAGATGTTCAACCTGCTGACGTCGCTGAATGAGAAAAAGCTGCGGCCCTCGAGCCCGGACAATCACGCGCGCAAATCGGCGCCGGACTCGATGGCGCTGGCGCGCACGGTTGCGACTATCGCCAAGGCTTCAATCGCGCACCAGGACTGGGCGCAGCGCATGAAAAAGCGCGTCGCCGAACGCGTCGAAGCGGCGACCGAGAAGGTGGATGCCGCAAAGCAAGACGGGTTGAGCGAAGCCGCCGCCGAGAAGATCCGCAACGCATTGATGGATATCCGGTTGTGA
- a CDS encoding DUF935 domain-containing protein, with product MGLYDAYGREVDTAVLRDEQAAPTLAGVRNIYSVMHPSVGLTPDRLAAILRQAEFGDPFLYLELAEEMEEKDLHYLAVLQTRKESVAQLEIVVRAASSDAEDIRAADLVRETLTGGALQIESALFDMLDAIGKGFSATEIIWDTSGREWFPRRLAWRDPRWFMFDWISGEELLVRTLSTEGQSISVDGERHPQPSHFAGAGLYASLRGGIGIQPLTAPLYPYKFITHIAKAKSGLPIRGGLARAAGWSYLFKNYVLKDWVTFTEIFGQPLRVGKYRAGATEQDKQSLLAAVANIGTDAAAIIPESMVIEFTEARQTGSVELYERFCDYLDSQVSKAVIGQTLTTQITGEGGSRAAAQVHDSVRRDILASDARRIAATLNRDLVRPIVDLNMGPRDRYPQVALGLPEEGDIKEFAEMLAMLTDRGLRISQKTVLDRLGLPEPQPGDEVLIAAPRN from the coding sequence ATGGGACTTTATGATGCGTACGGGCGCGAAGTGGATACTGCTGTTTTGCGCGATGAGCAGGCGGCGCCTACCCTGGCGGGAGTTCGCAATATCTACTCCGTGATGCATCCTTCGGTCGGGCTTACGCCCGATCGGCTGGCCGCGATCCTGCGGCAGGCGGAGTTCGGCGATCCTTTTCTTTACCTGGAGCTGGCCGAGGAGATGGAGGAGAAGGATCTCCATTATCTGGCCGTGCTTCAGACGCGCAAGGAATCGGTTGCGCAGCTCGAAATCGTGGTGCGGGCGGCATCGAGTGACGCGGAAGATATACGAGCCGCGGATCTCGTGCGCGAGACACTGACCGGCGGCGCGCTGCAAATCGAGAGCGCGTTGTTCGACATGCTCGACGCGATCGGCAAGGGATTCTCGGCGACTGAGATTATCTGGGACACTTCGGGCCGCGAATGGTTTCCGCGCCGGCTGGCGTGGCGCGATCCGCGCTGGTTCATGTTCGACTGGATATCGGGCGAAGAACTGCTGGTGCGCACGCTCTCGACTGAAGGACAATCGATTTCGGTCGATGGTGAGCGGCATCCCCAGCCGTCGCATTTTGCGGGCGCCGGCCTCTATGCGAGCCTGCGTGGCGGGATTGGTATTCAGCCGCTGACCGCGCCGCTTTACCCGTACAAGTTCATTACTCATATCGCCAAGGCCAAGTCTGGATTGCCGATTCGCGGCGGCCTCGCGCGCGCGGCAGGATGGTCGTATCTGTTCAAGAATTATGTATTGAAGGACTGGGTGACATTCACCGAGATTTTCGGCCAGCCGCTGCGCGTAGGAAAGTATCGCGCCGGCGCTACCGAGCAGGACAAGCAGAGCCTGCTTGCTGCGGTGGCGAATATCGGGACTGACGCCGCGGCGATTATTCCCGAATCGATGGTAATCGAGTTTACCGAGGCGCGTCAGACCGGCAGTGTGGAACTATATGAAAGGTTTTGCGACTACCTGGATTCGCAAGTGAGTAAAGCGGTAATCGGGCAGACGCTGACGACGCAGATAACGGGCGAGGGCGGCTCGCGCGCCGCGGCGCAGGTTCATGATTCGGTGCGGCGCGATATCCTGGCGAGCGATGCGCGGCGAATCGCAGCGACGCTCAATCGCGACCTGGTGCGGCCGATCGTCGATCTCAATATGGGTCCGCGCGACCGCTATCCGCAGGTCGCGCTGGGTTTGCCCGAAGAGGGCGACATCAAGGAATTTGCCGAGATGCTCGCGATGCTCACCGATCGCGGCCTGAGAATCAGTCAGAAGACGGTGCTGGATCGGCTGGGCTTGCCGGAGCCGCAACCCGGCGACGAAGTGCTAATCGCCGCGCCGCGCAACTGA